A segment of the Necator americanus strain Aroian chromosome IV, whole genome shotgun sequence genome:
TTAGTGCCGTCGTTGCTGAGTATGTGGATGAACCTGTCGGACCAGATGGAGGACAGACAAAGCCATTACCGAAATCGTATCCGGAAGCACCACAACAATATGTTACTAATGGAGCCAGGTGAATATTCGCTCATCTCCTGTGcaaattctttaaaaacgTGTCTGCAGTCAATTAATTCACTTCCCAAGTGCGATCGACTTCAGTCCATCTCAATCTCAATCAATCTTTCAATCTTTCATTGCAATCGtattgaagtttacgaacgcgcgtttagcctatacagtgacttgcgggggctctccgatgtatcaagtccatgtttttatctttccaaACAAAGTCTAGTACCAAGGTACCAACGTCGGAGGGGAGGCCACAACATGAAGAGTTTGGTTGGATAACCGGGGTTCTTAAAAAGCAGAGAAATAGACCATGATTAGATACGGTATTTCCAAATTGATTTTAGTGCGTGTAATCAACCACAGAGCGATGCTGCGAGAAGACCTGCGCCAAGACCAGCTCCGAGGCCGGCTCTGAGACCTGCACCGAGACCTGCGCCGAGACCTGCACCGAGACCTGCGCCGAGGTATCCACCGAGACCTGCACCGAGACCTGCGCCGAGATATCCACCGAGGCCTGCACCGAGACCTGCGCCGGGACCTGCGCCGGGACCTGCTCCAGCATGTAAGTAGGCCCATTAAATAGTCAttagaaaatattacaaaGTTATCCtgtttgtgaaaaattgaacGGATCGAACGCTATTAATCCAGGAATGGATCACTTAATTAACGTATAACAGGCGCTGAATTCATGTTTTTAAGCAAATCCCAGTCCCCAGGTGGCCCCCACATACCCTGCGGGAACAGCGCCTGGAAGTGGTCAAGGGCAGTCCGGTGGAACTGGTGAGATGCAATTCGCTAAAGATTTGTGaactgagaaaattttcaatatttttcaggaaatcccAATCCTCATGGTGGCAGACTTAGCTTGTCGTTGTCTGATGCGGTTCGTCCACGACCAGTGCCGAGACCACAgtaagtttgaaattttgttttgtgaaacATAAGGTTGGGTTGTTGAACTCCATTCAAAAAGTATTTCTGGATCTTTTCGGGCACCAGTAAATATGTTTGCATTTATGAATCGAAATCATCTGTTACAACGGAAACTCATAGAACTTAAATAGCGAGCTAGTT
Coding sequences within it:
- a CDS encoding hypothetical protein (NECATOR_CHRIV.G16220.T1), which codes for MWTILSVLLISAVVAEYVDEPVGPDGGQTKPLPKSYPEAPQQYVTNGASACNQPQSDAARRPAPRPAPRPALRPAPRPAPRPAPRPAPRYPPRPAPRPAPRYPPRPAPRPAPGPAPGPAPASNPSPQVAPTYPAGTAPGSGQGQSGGTGNPNPHGGRLSLSLSDAVRPRPVPRPQPRPMPVIRTPGARVALPSQNSGQIKPQAAPMSDAPANPYRQ